The Neoasaia chiangmaiensis sequence CGATCTTCTGGCCGCGACCGGTGCCCACGCCGGCAAAGGCACTTCCCTTGGGCTCGGATGTATCCACGACGCGCCGACCGGCGAGATGGCGACGGATGGTGCGTGCGGCTTCGTCTTCGATCTGTGCCCATGCCGCGCTGGAGATCGGGGCCAGATGCCGATGGAGATTGTTCATGTCATGGTTCCTCTTTCAACGAGCCGATACCCAGAGACGTGCCGCTTGCCGCGCCCTGCGCATCAGGCGGCGCGGGAACGTGCTCACCATTGTCTTCCGCAGCGGGTGGCGCGACCGCGATATCGGGTGCACCATCAAGGAAATCGGCGGTGGGAATGAAGAACAGCGCGCCCGTGACGGGGCGGCTGACATCGAGGATGCGGTCGTAATTGCCGGGTGGCTTGCCGACGAACATGTTTTGCAGCATTTGCTCGATCCGGGCCGGGGAGCGGGCGTAGCCGATGAAATATGTGCCGAACTCGCCCTTGCCGACTTCGCCGAACGGCATGTTGTCGCGCACGATCTGCAATTGCTGACCGTTCTCCTCGATCGACGTCAGCACATTATGGGCATAGCTGGGCTTGGCAGCGTCGGCCAGTTCGATATCCGACAGTTTCTCCCGCCCGATGATGTGTTCCTGCACGGCGGTGGGGGTCGCGTTCCAGCGTTTCAGGTCGTGGATGTATTTCTGGACGATGACGTAGCTGCCGCCCGTGAAGTCGGGATCTTCGTCGCCGATGATCGTTGAATCGATGGCGGCCTGTCCGCTCGGATTTTCCGTGCCGTCGACGAAACCGAGCAGATCGCGCTCATCGAAATATTTGAAACCGTGGACCTCATCCACGACTGTCGCTGCGCCTTCGAGGCGGCCCACGATCGCCCGTGCCAGTTCGAAGCACAAATCCATGCGTGTGGCGCGAATATGGAACAGAAGATCGCCGGGCGTGGCCGGGGCGTGGTGAACACCGTGAATTTCCTGGAACGGATGAAGGTCTTTGGGTTTCGGCGTGCCCAGAAGGAACGCCCATGCGGCCGAGCCGATGCCGGTCACGCAGGTCAGGCGTCCATCGGGAATGCGGAAGCCGACCCCGCGCACGAGGGATGACAGGTCGCCAAGCAGGTCGCGTATCTGCGCGCCGGTATCCGTTGTCGCATCGCGGTCGAGGGTGGCAACCAGAAAGACCGCGCTGCGTGTCAGTCTGGTATCGACGGCTTGAGGTATGGCCAACAGATAAACACTCCACCTGAACGGCGTTCACATCACGATGATTGATCCCGGAGAATAGGGGATGGGTCGATGATGGCAAGGCGGGGGAGCCGACTCTCTTCTGATATTCGCTTTCTCATATTGGCAACGGACAGTAAGCATCCGGCGAGAGCCGCGGATATATTCAGGCGGCCT is a genomic window containing:
- a CDS encoding Dyp-type peroxidase is translated as MAIPQAVDTRLTRSAVFLVATLDRDATTDTGAQIRDLLGDLSSLVRGVGFRIPDGRLTCVTGIGSAAWAFLLGTPKPKDLHPFQEIHGVHHAPATPGDLLFHIRATRMDLCFELARAIVGRLEGAATVVDEVHGFKYFDERDLLGFVDGTENPSGQAAIDSTIIGDEDPDFTGGSYVIVQKYIHDLKRWNATPTAVQEHIIGREKLSDIELADAAKPSYAHNVLTSIEENGQQLQIVRDNMPFGEVGKGEFGTYFIGYARSPARIEQMLQNMFVGKPPGNYDRILDVSRPVTGALFFIPTADFLDGAPDIAVAPPAAEDNGEHVPAPPDAQGAASGTSLGIGSLKEEP